The Amaranthus tricolor cultivar Red isolate AtriRed21 chromosome 2, ASM2621246v1, whole genome shotgun sequence genome contains the following window.
CAACAAAATagctatttttaaaaatattttagcaTTTAAAGAAATTTACTTGTTAAAAAGAACCAAGAACGTATATATATCTCCCCTCTAATATTGGTAtctaaacaaagaaaaaaaaaaggttttttcCTCTAAATCCTTCAATCTATATTCCGCATAAAGTTTTATTGTTCCTATGAAATACAAAAGTTGATAATATGGTATTGttataatattattgtaaatgGTGTTACAATAacattaatttaagtttttgattaaTTAGCTTTTTAACATATAGTATTAGAAATTAATATGACAGAATGAATATTTAGCACTATATATAAAATGAACAAGTGTTGCATctatattttcaattcaaaggGGCTTTAACCATTAGCTTACAGTTTTAGTTCAAACCCCAAATCAAGCATTataagtaaaaccatttttttgtTGTCCTAAAAGACTATATACAACTCATAATGATATTTAACAAAGTAATCATATTTGATTTCCATGATCATTTACCTCAAATTTAgctaattgtttttaattccATAAATCCCATAGATGAAGAAATGGATGAACTAGTCAAGAATGTACCCGGGATGAGTAGCTTCCTTCGCTATCGTGACCTTCCTAGCTTTTGTCGAGGCCAAGACAACTCTTCATGCATCAACCTCGAACAATTCTTTTCCGATGAGCTACATCGAAACAAGAATACCAATGGGATCATCTTGAATACATTTGAGGATTTGGAGGGTCCAATTCTCACTAAAATCAGATCACAATACTCAAAGATTTACCCCATTGGCCCCCTACATGCACACCTGAAATACAGACTTGGCAAAGAAAATCAAGCATTGTCCAACAATTCTTCTAGTAGCTTGTGGGAAGTGGATCAAGGTTGTATATCATGGTTAGACCAAAAGCCCAACAAATCTGTTGTGTATGTTAGTTTTGGAAGCATAGCTACCCTCACAAGTGATCAACTAATGGAAATTTGGGCTGGACTTGTGGGGAGTAACTACTACTTCTTATGGGTTATAAGGCCCAATGTGATATTCGGGGATGGACTAGATAGTCCAACCCCGGATGAACTCTTGGAGGGAACCAAGAAGAGAGGGTACATTGTGAAATGGGCCCCACAAGATGAGGTCTTAGCCCATCGAGCTGTTGGTGGGTTTTTGACTCATAGTGGATGGAACTCGACATTAGAGAGTATTGTCGCTGGTGTGCCAATGATTTGTTGGCCTTACTTTGCTGATCAACCAATAAATAGTAGGTTTGTTAGTGAAATATGGAAGATTGGCCTAGACATGAAGGATACTTGTGATAGAGTGATTGTGGAAAACATGATCAATGATCTAATGGACAGGAGGAAGGATGAGCTTAAAAAATCAATGGATCAAATATCACACCTAGCAAATAGAAGTATCTCTAAAGGTGGGTCCTCCTACTCTTATCTTGACCATCTAATTGAAGATATTAAAGCACTAGCCATGAAAAGGGAACTATAGATCTTACTTGGCACCCAGCAAAACAGAAAAGAAGagcttaataaaaaattttctagaGGTAAAGCATTGGAACTCCCCATGGACAGTTCTATGCATATTCGGGGTGTACGATCACTTAGGACCTAAAAATTAGGCGCTCACATTAATCTTAAGATGcattttttatgtaattaagTTCTGCagttcatatttatttttttatttttagtagatTCGTTTGATTATGAGATGAatgttttgttgttattattgtttataacGAATATTCAAGCATAAATTGTTTCATTTTAGaatgtaattatttattttgatattaagtaatttaaaaatggtgcagttttttaattatttgtaaagAACGTAAGGGCTCCATATCAAAAGAAATTGCAAAACAAGCccttataatttttgttttgccCCTGATTATTCCTATGTCCCAATTACTATTCCATTTGAGTTTGTAGTAAAAATATTTGGTTGTTAGCTAGAATGGGTAGATGTTTCTTGTAAGTtggattttcttttttatatttgatgaaatctatattttaaaaatcaaatattactaAAATGTTCAATATTATTACAAATATCCCTAGTAagaaataattttgtttttgctaAGAAACATGTATCGGATATTTTTAGAAGGGTAAGGTCCTTGATCAAAGGTATTCTGCTTCTATGATCCGAATGTGATTGATTGGATTCTGCTAGAGACCTGCGAGACTAACGCATCGAGTTACTTGTTCGGGGCTGCTTTCTGAAAAGCGCATTAGATTCTTAAGTTAATGACTGAAATATAAAACGAGTAATGAATGCAATAATagttgagagaattgttgttaGAAAGCTTACCTCATTTTGCAATAAATAAGGGTATTTATAGTGCCATAAATGACCTGAGCTGGATTACTAGGAATATttaaattgtatgatatgaCTTTTTATTAGTcttatatattatgttttatttataaCTATCCACATTTTAATTGGCTTCTATCATATCTaaacctgggaaaatttgatccgacccgaaaatgaacccgggacccgacccgacaaaatccgaacccgaccgacccgaaagcgacttaatccgaaacatgaccgacccgataattacccgaccgaaaatgacccgaccggaaaccgacccgttttgacagatttaatatcaatttttagagtaatttcaatgttagaattcatttcaaataaaattttagttttcaaagtatctcaacatattgagtatatcacttgaaccctaaaactcatcaatagatctcaaaaaacacgtatttaacgtctttttagccattgtaattatttttctttaaaaacaggacgttataatcatcttaattgaatacatgtatcttgttaaatcagtcaaatgagtttttaattcttctacatttcagtaagcaaatcaatataatttatacgaacgtttcgcacgtttgaatgagcttttcaaaaaacaaatgtcgctaccctaaattataaaacgcgtatcttataagacgaaataagtacttagttagttgtatatctttccaacatgaaaattgtgaagataattttaacgtcatttttatctaatgctacaattataataaacaaaataacttttataaagcgcgtatcttacaagtctttcaaa
Protein-coding sequences here:
- the LOC130806645 gene encoding 7-deoxyloganetic acid glucosyltransferase-like, whose translation is MEILPKPNSSPYTHNHVLIFPLPAQGHMTPMLHLSELLCLANIKVTFLITTDNHQLLNQHTNVNERFARYPGFRFEAIPQARPNEQPQTLPQGAKAGVLNMIRLITEGLESSAVPILRELLIGSKNVDKVTCFIIDGWLSFAYDIALEAKLAVFAFRCPSACCIWSYICIPHLIQAREVPFKDEEMDELVKNVPGMSSFLRYRDLPSFCRGQDNSSCINLEQFFSDELHRNKNTNGIILNTFEDLEGPILTKIRSQYSKIYPIGPLHAHLKYRLGKENQALSNNSSSSLWEVDQGCISWLDQKPNKSVVYVSFGSIATLTSDQLMEIWAGLVGSNYYFLWVIRPNVIFGDGLDSPTPDELLEGTKKRGYIVKWAPQDEVLAHRAVGGFLTHSGWNSTLESIVAGVPMICWPYFADQPINSRFVSEIWKIGLDMKDTCDRVIVENMINDLMDRRKDELKKSMDQISHLANRSISKGGSSYSYLDHLIEDIKALAMKREL